CCGGTCGGCGCGATCGCCATGACGCGGATGTTCTTTGTTGCCAGGCGCTGGGCGTAGGCCCGCACCAGTCCGGTGACGCCGATCTTGGCCGCGGCGTAGGCATCCGCGCCGCCGCTGCCGTCGGTGAGGGCCTTCAGACCCGCCATCGAACTGGTGGCCACGATGGCGCCGCCACGGTCGGACTTCAGCATGTGGGCGCTGGCGATCTGAAGGGTATTCCAGACACCGGTGAGCAGCACGCCAATGCCGAGTTCCCACGCCGCCTCGGGATCGGGTTCGTCCACCCGGTTCAACAGGATCCCCGCATTGGCAACCACAGTATCGATGTAGCCGAATTCCGCTACGCCGTCGTCGAAGGCGGCCTGAAGTGCTTTGCGGTCGCGGACGTCAGCCTGGCGGGCGATCATCCGCCGACCGGTTTTCTCCACCAGGTTGACAGTCTCGTCGAGGTCTTCCGGTGTGGCCATCGCATACAGCACGCCGTCGAGTTGGCGACAGATATCGACACCGACGATGTCAGCCCCCTCCTCGGCCAATCTGACTGCGTGGGATCGGCCCTGGCCCTTGCCGGCGCCGGTGATAAAGGCGACGCGACCGTCCATTCTGCCCATGGGCTGCTCCCTATGCTGGCTACTTGATAACGAATTGGGGTATGCGGTAACCACTTTCCCCGAGATCGACGATGCGCAGCTCTACCGGCTGGCCGATCCGGACATCGGCCGGATCGGCGTCGATGACGGCGTTGATCCGTAGGCCCGGCTGTTCGGCCAGTTCGACGAGCCCGACGACGTAAGGCGGCACCCGGCCCGGAACGAGGGCCTGGCGGACCACGATGTAGCTGAAGAGCGTGCCGTCACCGCTCACCTCCTCGAAATGCACGGGGCCTCCCGTGTACCGGCTGCGTTCCAACGGGGGATGTATCCACTTCCCAGTGTCGTCGCAGCGGCATATCATCAACTTGCCGTTCTTCAGGCCTTCCCAGAAGGGTGCCGAGTCGGGGTCGGGCACCGGAACAGGTGCCGCCAGTGCGGGATTCGTCACGGGTGCTCCTTGCTGTAAACGTTCGCCCCGCCGAAGGGCCCGCCGCCGGCGGTGACCAGCGCCAGTTGCGCATTGTCCACCTGGCGCGCACCCGCGGCGTGGCGCAGTTGCAGCGCCGCCTCGTAATGGTGGTTCAGCCCATGGATGTAGCCTTCGGACAGCAAGCCGCCGTGCGGGTTGACCACCACGTCGCCGCCATAGGTCGCGCGCCCGGTGGAGAAGAACTTCCCGACCTCGCCCTTCTCGCAGAAACCGTAGCCCTCCATCGTCGCCATGACGGTGTAGCTGAAGCAGTCGTACATGCACGCGATGTCCATGTCTGAGGGACTCAGCCCGGTCTTGTCCCAGATCTTCGGACCGGCTGTGCGCGCATACATTTCGGTGGGATCGTCCCATTCCGTCCAGCCTGCCCCGCTCTGGGAATTCGACGATCCGACCAACCACACCGGTGGCTGCTTGGCATCGCGCGCGATGTCCTCGCGGGTGATCAAGATCGCCACTGCGCCGTCGACTTCCGAGGTGCAGTCCAGCACCCGGAAGGGTTCGTTGATCCAGCGGGCGCCTAGATAGTCGTCCATGGTGAGCGGTTCGCGGCGCAGCGCGTGTTCGTTGGGTCCGGCATGTTTGCGTTGCGTGATCACGATCTGGCCGAGGTCCTCACACGTCGAGCCGTACTCGTGCTGGTGCCGGCGGGCCCACATCGCGAACCACTGCGGCGGCACCATGAACCCTGATGCGGTGTCGAACTGGTCGTCGTGCTGCACCTGCAGCGGTCCCTCAATATGGCCGAAGCGGTATCCCGAGCGGCCGTTGAGCGATCGGTAGACGAGCACAGCTTGGCACATGCCGGCCTCGATCACGGCTGCGGCGGTGGCGATCTGGTCGGCCACCAAATTGCCGCCGCCGTACATGGCGTTCGCCCAGGCTAATTCGTCGATGCCGAGCGCCCATCCGACGAAAATCGGCTGCTCGGAATCGTTGACCATGTAGGTGCAAATCCCGTCGATGTCGGCTGGGGTAAGCCCGGCGTCGGCGATTGCGTCCCGGCAGGCGGCCACGGCCATGCCCCGGGTGGTGCGGCCGGACTTGCGGCTGTAGGTGGTGCGTCCGATTCCGGCGATGGCACAGGTCATCGAGGATTCTCCGATCTACTTGGGTTCACGCGGCAGACCCAGGATGCGTTCGGCGATCAAGTTGCGCACGATCTCCGACGTTCCGCCCGCTATCGTCAGGCACCGGCTGAACAGATAGTCGTGCGGGATGTTGCCCTCAGCGCCGGTGAGAACGGCCCGTCCGGCGATGCGCAGCGCGAGTTCCGCGACGCGTTGGGCATGTTCGGCGCCGAAAAGCTTGGCGATGTTGCCCTCTATCCCGGGACCGGCATCGAAAACGGCCCGTGTGGCCTGCCGAAGGTTAAGCGCCGCAAGCGAATACGCCTCGATGAGAACAGCGCCGACCTCTCGCGCCAGGCCCTGATCGCCGACGCGGTAACGCGCCAACAGATCGACCAACTCGTCGGCGACCATGGTCACCGAACCACCGCCGATGGACACCCGTTCGTTGCCGAACGTCGCCATCGCCACACCCCAGCCGGCGTTGACGGCGCCGACCACGTCACGGTCGGGCACCAAGACGTCGTCGAAGAACACCTCGTTGAACAGCGTTTCGCCGGTGATTTCTTTGAGTGGGCGGATTTGGACGCCCGGCGCCGTGAGGTCGATGATCATCGCCGTGATGCCTTTGTGCTTGGGCACGTTCGGATCCGTGCGCACGGTGGCCAGCCCGCGCTTACAGTTCATCGCGTCGCTAGTCCAGACCTTCTGGCCGGTCACCAACCAACCGCCGTCGGTCCTCTTGGCCTTGGTCGCCACCGCGGCGGCATCCGAACCGGCACCGGGCTCGCTGAACAACTGGCACCATCGCAATTCGCCCTCGAGACTTGGCCAGGTCAGCCGCTCGATCTGTTCGGCGCTGCCGTGTTGCAGCAGCGTGGGCACTACCCATTCGCCGAGTCCAAGATTCGGCTTGTCGAGACCCTCGAGCACCTCCTCGATCACGAGTTGCTCAATGGAGTCCGCGCCCCGGCCATACGGCTTGGGCCAGTGCGGGACCAGGTAACCGCTGCGGGCCCACAGCTTGGACTTTTCGGCGGCGTCGGCTCGCTCGAGCTCATCACGGAATTCCTGTGCGGCCCGCCGGTACTGCTCGGCCTCGGGTGGCAGGTCCACGGTGTGATGCCGCCGCAGCCCTCGGCTCTGTAGTTCGATGACCTTGTCGCGCAATACCTCCGGACCGTCGAGAAAGGTCAGCAACACCGTCGCCCGCCGGACATAGAGGTGCGCGTCGTGCTCCCAGGTGTAGCCGATACCCCCGTGCACCTGCACGTTCTGCAGCGCCACCCGCTGGTAGGCGGGCAGCACGTGACCGGCCGCCATCGTGATGGCCAGCTCGGCCTCCGGCCCGCGGGCCCGGGCGGCATCCCAGGTGACCGCCACCGCCAGCTCGGTGTCCACCAGCATGTTCGCACAGTGATGCTTGATGGCCTGGAACGAGCCGATCGGCCGGCCGAACTGCTCGCGCCCAGCCGCATAGGTCGTCGCCATCTCGGTGCATGCGGCTAGGCCGCCGACGGCCTCTGCGGCGGCGAGCAGGCGCATCATCCGGGCCGCCGCCTTGGCTGCGCCCGGGAACACGTCGGCGATGGGCGCCGATGACAATCCCAGAACGGCAACCGGCCGCATCAGCAGATCGACGGAGTCGGTGCAGCGAACGGTGACGAATTCGCCGGCTTCGACCAGTATCAGGTCGTCTCCCACCGGGACGAGGAAGACATCGGCCTCGCGTTCGGTCAGGGCGGTGACGGCGTCGGCCGAGATCGCAGAATCGGTTCGGACCGCTTGGCTGCTCGTGCCGATGCCTGCTACCAGGTCACCGGACACCAAGCGGGGCAGCCACCGCTCGCGCTGCTCTTCGGTGCCGGCGTCAGCGATTACCGCTGATGCGACCACCGTGGGCAGGAAAGGTCCGCCGATCGCCGCGCGGCCAAGTTGCTCCAGGACAATGGTCAGCTCGGGCAGCCCATAGCCCTGGCCGCCGAATCGCTCCTCGATGTGCAGGCCCAGCCAGCCGGTGGAAACGATCTCTTTCCACAGTCCGTCATCGAGCCACCAACGGCCGCCAGCCGGGGCGTCGAGCAAGATGCGGCGGGCGCACTCCGTCCCGGCGCGCCCCGCCACCATCGCTTTGGCCACCTCGGCGAGCGCGCGGTGATCTTCGGTTATCGCCAAAGGCATTGGCAGCGCTCCGTTCTCGTCATTCGGTCATCACCAGGTGTTGCCGTACCGCTCCCGGAAGGTCACCGAGGTCGCGGGACGGCGGCGGGGCGGTGACAGCTTTTTCGCGGGTGCTCCGAGGTAGACCGCGGCCATCGGCAGCAAGGTGTCGGGCAGTCCCAGCAGTTCGCGGACGCGGTCGACGCCAAACGTTGTCAGCCCGGTGGTCAAGCACGAACCGTAGCCGAGGTCCGCCGCGGCCAGCAGCAGGTTCTGCACCGCCGGGTAGATCGACGACGGCGCGTAGATCTCGGCAACGCGTTCGGTGTCCGCGCAGACCGCGACGACGACCGGGGCCGCCGCGAATCCTCCCCGGCTGAAGCCGTATTCGAGGTCGGCGATCAGCGCCTTGTCGTCGAGGCTGCTCCGGATGAAGTCGCCCCCGCCGGCGTTCCACGTCTCGGTCCACCAGTCGGCGAGTAGCGACCGCGTCTTCTGATCGCGGACCACCACGAATGCCCAGGGCTGTGTGTTCTCGGCACTAGGGGCGTGCACCGCGGCCGCCAGGATCTGCTCGACATCGGAGTCGGGTACATCGGCGTCGGGGTCGAACCGGCGGCAGGCACGCTGGGCGCGCATGACGGCCAACAGGTCGCCCACTACTGATCAGCCACCCGGCGTTCGCCCCGGGGTTTCCAGCCCGTCAGGGATATGGTGCCAAGGTCAAGCGTTTCGTGCAGCGTCAACTTGCCCGCCATAACTCGCTTGAGGAACTCTGACATCACGGTGTCAGGGTCGCGGTCCAGTTCGTAGATCACCAGGTAGCGGTGGGTCGGCGGCGGCAACTGCGCCGGTAGGTCCTCGTCCTCGGGTACGGTGATCTCGCAGAGGTCGTAACGCTGCGCGGCGACCACGCCGGGCACGTCGAGAACCTCGGGCACGTGCTGGGTGTCGTACCAGGTGTTGAAGGCCTCGTCCTGGCCCTGCACGGGGTTGGTGAGCACAAGAAAAAGGTTCTCGGCCACGGGTTACGCCTTTCTGACTGGGCTGGTACAGCCCGTCGCGATCACATTATGACAGTCGACTGCCACAGTCAACGCGCAGTCAGCCCGGAACGTTCGAGGGAGGATGCGACGGGTCTCGTTGCGGCCCATCGCCTGTCGCGAGGGACAAGTTTCGCCGTCACGCGAGGACCTCGGCGAAATCCGGCCACCGAATCGGAAGCCTCATGGTGCGATTCGCTGTGTTTTTCGCCGGGGCGACATCGTCGATGGGAATGCTGCGAGTCGCGCGGGCAGTCAACCAGTCCTTATCGGTATTGGTGCGCGGGCTGGACAACCTCGTCCGGCAACGGTTTGCCGCACTGCGAGCAGTGCTGAAGTAGGCGCTGCTATCGGTCGTTGAACCGCGTGCCATCCGGGCACGCCCGTGGCGTACCCGGGCCGCAGAATTTCGTGCGCAGATAGGTAGGGTAAGTGTCCGTCGGTCCGGCATACAGCGCGGTCAGGTTGATCGGAACGTCGTAGACCCCGATCGCCACCACGTGCAGGAATCCGGTGACCGCCAACACCCGCAATACCGACTTCGATCGCGGTCCCGCCCACCGGAGGGTGTCCATGCCGCCCTCGACGCGGACCCGGCCCTGCTTGTTCCGGAAGAACATCAACCCACCGCTGGACGTCAGTACCAGCGACCACAAAATCGGACCGTAGAGCGGCAGTTGGTGAATGGTTCCGGCCCACATCGTCAGGCCCGGGATGGACGCCGGATATGCCACCACGCTATGACGTACGGCGAAGATCTCCATCGGGAACTCGATCGCAAACACTGCCAGCCATCCACAACAGAACGTGCGAACCGGACCCAGTGTCGGCCATCGGCGCCGGGCTCGTCGCATCGCCCAGCGACCGACCACGCCCATGGCCAGCGGCATCCAGAGGTAGATCATCCCGATCACCAGCACCGGCTCTGCCATCAGCCGCCCGTCCGGGCTTAGCCAGCCCGGGATGTTCTCTGTCCAGTTACCGAAATTCACCAGCCCGGCGTTGTAGAACAACGCAGGCTGCAGCCAATTGATCAGTGGGTCGTGCCACCAGGCGATCGCCGACCCAATCACGACGGCTGCCTCCACACAGAGTTGCCGTTCACGCAGACTCTTCCACACGACGTAACCGATGGCGCCCACCGCGAGAATTGGGCAGGCGATCTGGAAGGCGGCGAGGGCGAGCCGCGTGCCCGCCGGGATCGGATCGGGGCCGGGCTCGACCGGTGCCGCGTCGCCGGAAACGACCCAGGCTACGTAGACGTAGGTGGCGAAGACAATACAGATAGCCCCGATGCTCGACCAAACCAGCACTGGCCGAATGGTTTTAACCCTCGCGGGCTGCGCTGCTGTCGGCTCGACGTGGCCGGTGACGGCGGGACTCTCCAGATCTGTCACTGCTTACGCCCCCCTTGGCGCATTGAGACTACCCAAATATGACAGTCGACTGTCACAGAAGTCAATGGGTGTTCCCTTAAGATCGCCGCGTGTGTCAATCCGCTAATTAGAGAAATAGTTGTATGATTTTAGCTCCTCGGCGTAGCATTCCGTTCGTGGGACGGCTGACCGCAATTGGTCGGCCATGCACCTGAATGCCGCGTCCCCGTCAATCAACAATCGAATCGACAGGGAGGAACAGGGTATGGCGGTACTCGATGGTCGGGTCGTATTCATCACCGGTGCCGCACGCGGCCAGGGCCGTTCGCACGCTGTGATGTGCGCAGAGGCGGGCGCGAACATCGTCGGTGTCGACATCTGTCGAGACCTCGACGTGGTGCCCTACAAGCTGGGAACGGCCCAAGAGTTGGAGGAGACCGCGCGCTTGGTCGAGAAGACCGGGCAGGAGATGATCTTCCGTACCGCCGACGTTCGCGACAAGGCCGCTCTGCAGGGAGCGTTCGACGCGGGCGTGCAGCATTTCGGCCATATCGACACCGTCATCGCGAACGCCGGGGTGATCCTGACCAACCCCGACGAACGTGACGCCTCCGAAGCGCTTCGTCTCGGCATCGACATCATGTTGATCGGCGTCTGGAACGCATTCCAGGTCGCGATCCCCCATCTCAAAGAACGGGGCCAGGGCGGCAACCTCGTAGCGACCAGCTCGATGGCTGCACTGCTGGACCTCACCGACGGCCGCGGCGGCTCCGATGCCTACCTGATGTCCAAGCTGGCGATCACCGGCCTCGTCCGCGCATACGCGAATATGCTTGCGCCGGATCGTATCCGGGTCAACGCAGTCGCTCCGACCAACTGCGCGACGCCCATGATCACTGAGAACCCAGCCCTGTTCAAGGTCATCGAGGACAACCCCCACCTGGTCAACGCAATGCAGACGGCGTTGCCGGACCTTCCGATGATCGAGCCCAAGGACGTCAGCAACGCGATCCTGTTCCTGATCTCTGACGCCGGGCGGTCGTTTACCGGAAGCCTGCTCAAGGTGGACGCAGGAATGGACGTGCGGCGCTAGCCCATCCTGGTTTATCGAGGCGCAGACGTGGACTACGGCATCACCGGCAAGCCCGCATTGGTCGTCGGCGGCAGCAAGGGCATCGGCTTTGAGGTCGCCAAAATTCTTGCCGCCGAAGGCTGTCGGGTGGCGGTGCTCGCCCGCAGCAGAACCGACATCGACGCCGCGGTCGATGCGATCTGCGCGCAGGGCGGTATCGCAACGGGCATCGCGGCCGATGTCAGCCATCAAGACGAGGTGGACGACGCGGTCCGCCAGGTTCGTACGGAGTGGGGGCCACCGGTCATCGTCGTGGGTCAGGCAAAGTATCAGCGGCCCGGCGACTTCGGCGACATCACCGACGTGAACTACTATCGCGAGTCATTCGAACTGCACACGATGAGCCAGATCTTCCTTCTCCGGGCTGTGCTGCCAGGCATGCGGGACGCCAGATGGGGCCGGTTCGTCCACATCGGTTCGGCCACCGCGAAGGAGCCGGCCGGCAACATCCATCATGCGGTCGCCAACACCAGTCGCCCATCGACGATCGGGCTGCTCAAGACTGTGTCCGACGAATACGCCCGCTATGGCGTTACGGTGAATACCGTTGCGCCGGGCTGGATCGAAACCGACAACGCGATCGACTACATCGACAAGAATCTGGGGGCCGGCAGCGAGGAGCAACGACGCGAGTTCATGCTCACCAAGGCCCGAGTGCCGGCGGCACGGATGGGCAAGCCGCATGAGATCGCCTCGCTCATCGCCTATCTCTGTTCGGAGCCGGCGGGCTACATCACCGGAAGCTGGATCGAAGTCGACGGCGGCCTGCACCGGTCAGCGTTCTAGATGCCACCGCGCGTTTTGACCAACAGGCCGTGTACAGCTTGCCGGCATCGGTGCGCCGCAGCTTGCGCCTCGTACCAAACCTCCACGACCCTGTCAGCCCGCGCTGAAGTATCCGCCTGTGCCATCCGACCCTTAGACCGGGTCGAATGCTGAGATCAGCCACCGGTTGCCGACCTTGTCCATAGTCACCCGGACGGTGGATGCGGTGTCGGTGGGCGCATCGTTGCCGACGGTCACAGTCTGGTTGACGTACACCAGAGCGATCGCGTGGTTTGGTGTCGCCGACACTGAGGCGGCGGCGGGAACGGTAGCGACTGCCGAGATGTGGTCCTTCTTGGCGCCTGGTATCACCACGTCCTGGATCAACTGCGTGTAGGAGTCCTTGAACTTGCCGGTCAGCCGATCGCGGGCGGGGCCTAGGTCCTTTTCGACGCTGTCGGGCTGGTAGGACAGTATCGCGACGGTGGAATCCTTGGCGGCGCCGACCGACTCGATGCCGGCCGCCTCAGACGAACGGTTGAACGCGTCTTGCCACTTGAGGTAGCCGACGGCCGCCGCGATCAGCAACGCCAGTACCGGCAGCACCCCGAAGGCCAGCATCCGCGACCACGCGATCCGTCGCTTACGTGCCTGGGGCTCAACGCTTTTGGGATCTTCTGTTTCAGCATCGTCGCAGGAATTGTCCTCCGATTCGGCAACGTCTTCGGTATCGGCCGCTTCCCTGCCGTCGCCGGTCTCTTCGGCTTCGTGCATCTCAGCATCGACCTGCTGTGTTGTCTCGTCGGCGACCTGCGCTTGGTCCTGCTCTACGGCAGAATCGGATATAACCCGCACTGCGATGGTTCCTTTTCTGATTTGTGGGCTTGATCATCGGCGCTGGCCAGGGTGCAGCCCCGTCACGGTACGAATGCGACGTTCGAGACTTTCACCTCGTTTCCGACCTTCTGCACAATGATTCGCATCCGCCAATGCCGCGGCTCCTGTTCGGCCGCACCGAGGTTCGAGGTCTTGACGGACACAGCGACCAGCACTTGGGCTTCGTTGCCTGATTGTGACTCCAGGCCCGCCTCGGTAATTGTTCCTACCGACTTGGACTGCGCTTTCTTGACGACGTCGATGAAGGGCTTGGACCGATGCGAGAAGTCGTCATAGAAAGTGCCGGTCGCTGAGTCCAGGATGCGCTGGGTGTCGGCGTCGGCGTGCTGCCAGTCAATTGTCGTCAGGTTCAGCGCGCCTTGCCGTGCGACTTGGACTAACAGCTCGCGCTGCTGCTGGGCCCGATGAGACTGATAGGTCTGGAACCCGAACCAGCCGGCCAGCGACCCCAAGCCGACAACGATGACCGACCCCAATAGGGTTGCCAAGAGCACTGGCGACCTGGGCCTTTTGACCGGGGTAGCGTCGGCGGAATCGCCGTCGACGTCGTCATCAACCGGGGCGTCGTAGTCGTCGACTTCGTCGGCCCCCTCCATCGCCGTCTCCGAGGCGGGCGCCGCTTCGGCATTCGTCTCACTGGCGGTGACCGATTCCGATGAATCCACGTCAGCGTGGCTGGCGGATTGGGACGTTTCTGCCAGGCCCGTCTCGCTCAGTGCCTCTTGGGGGGCATCAGCATGCTTTGCCATGTTTGCTCCTTACTGGTGCCGCGGGCCAGGTCGGCTTGGGTGTACATCCGGCCGTCTGGGCCTATATACATGCCCGTGGCGGGATCGTATTGGACGGCTGCTATCGGCGGTGGCAAGGGACCCGGCGGCGACGGCGGGGGGACCTGCCCAGGCGGCTCCTCGCCCGGCCTGAACTGCGGGACACCCTGCCCGGAGTACGTCGCGTTCGGATCACCCTTCCAGTTGAAGCCCTCGTTGAGAGGAACGTAGGTTTGGTCGCTTTCGCACAGTTTGACGGTCGGCGCGCGTTTGCCGGGGCGTGTTTCGCAGGGCAGATTGTGGGCACCGCGCACGTTGAGCATCGAGTCTTGCGGCACCCGGCAGTAGAAGTCGCCTTTAGGTGGATCCGGGTAGTCCTCGTAACTGGCAGCACGCTGCTGCTGGGCCGGCAGAAATCCGGTGGTGCATGGCGGCGGCCAGTTGAGGTTCAGGTTGAAGCTCAGAAAAGCACCGACGTAATCCTGCTTGGTGTTGCGGTTGGCCACCCCGATCGCCTGGATGTCGGCAGTGCCTTGGGGCAGCTCGACCAACAGAGATTCGAGGTTGTCGCGGTAGGTGACGCCCACCTGCCCCACACTGACCAGGTTGGCCAGCACGATCGGCAGCGTGGGGTTCAGCCGGTCGAACAACTGCCGGGCCTCGGCGGCCGCCGGCGCGCCGTTGCGCAGCAGACCCGCGACCGAAGGGTCGTTGTCGCGCAGCTCAGAGGTGATGGTCGCAAGGTGGGCGGCCCACGCCTGGACCGCATCTGATGACTGAGTCTGGCTGTCCAGCAGCGGCTTGGACCCGTCAATCAAGGTGACGAGCGCGTCGAGGTTGTTGTGGGCATCGATGGCCAGCTTCGACGTCCCATCAACCAGGCGGGAAAGCTCCGGGCCGAGGCCACCCACCGCGGCATAGGACTCGTCGACCACGGTTTTCAGGTTGTCGCGTGGGATCACGCTCAGACCGCGGTTGGTCGCTGCCAGCAGCGAGTTGATGTCCGGTGGGACATACGTGCGGTCAAGGGGGATTACGTCGCCGTTCTTCAGTGATGGCCCTTGCGCACTGCGGGGCAGCAGCTCAACGTATTGCTCGCCAACAGCCGATACGCTGTGCACCTGGGCGTTGAGGTCGGCTGGGATGTGGGTATCGGAATCCAACTGGAGCACCGCCTCGGCACCCGTGGGAGTCAGCTGTACCGCCTGCACCCGACCCACCTCGACGCCTCGGTAGGTGACATTCCCGCCCCGGTAGAGTCCGCCTGCCTGGGGTAGCTCCACTTTGACCGTGTAGCGGTCGATCCCGAAGAACACGGCCGGTACTTGCATGAAGTTGAAAAACATGATCGCGGCAGCGGTAAGGCTGATCACCGCGAAAACTACGAGCTGAATTTTTGTGCGCTTCGTCAGATGCAGCATGTCAGCGCCCCTGGTCGAAGTGGTAAGGGACGACCAACGGGTTGCCGGGGTTGTACTGGCTGCCCGCCATGCAGGGGCTGGGCATCTGGCCGATGGTACGGCCCCACTGCAGCTCGAGCTCGGTTAGATTGCACTCGAACCGGGTGCCGGTGAAA
This genomic interval from Mycobacterium sp. SMC-2 contains the following:
- a CDS encoding mycofactocin-coupled SDR family oxidoreductase, which translates into the protein MAVLDGRVVFITGAARGQGRSHAVMCAEAGANIVGVDICRDLDVVPYKLGTAQELEETARLVEKTGQEMIFRTADVRDKAALQGAFDAGVQHFGHIDTVIANAGVILTNPDERDASEALRLGIDIMLIGVWNAFQVAIPHLKERGQGGNLVATSSMAALLDLTDGRGGSDAYLMSKLAITGLVRAYANMLAPDRIRVNAVAPTNCATPMITENPALFKVIEDNPHLVNAMQTALPDLPMIEPKDVSNAILFLISDAGRSFTGSLLKVDAGMDVRR
- a CDS encoding Zn-ribbon domain-containing OB-fold protein, translating into MTNPALAAPVPVPDPDSAPFWEGLKNGKLMICRCDDTGKWIHPPLERSRYTGGPVHFEEVSGDGTLFSYIVVRQALVPGRVPPYVVGLVELAEQPGLRINAVIDADPADVRIGQPVELRIVDLGESGYRIPQFVIK
- a CDS encoding thiolase C-terminal domain-containing protein gives rise to the protein MTCAIAGIGRTTYSRKSGRTTRGMAVAACRDAIADAGLTPADIDGICTYMVNDSEQPIFVGWALGIDELAWANAMYGGGNLVADQIATAAAVIEAGMCQAVLVYRSLNGRSGYRFGHIEGPLQVQHDDQFDTASGFMVPPQWFAMWARRHQHEYGSTCEDLGQIVITQRKHAGPNEHALRREPLTMDDYLGARWINEPFRVLDCTSEVDGAVAILITREDIARDAKQPPVWLVGSSNSQSGAGWTEWDDPTEMYARTAGPKIWDKTGLSPSDMDIACMYDCFSYTVMATMEGYGFCEKGEVGKFFSTGRATYGGDVVVNPHGGLLSEGYIHGLNHHYEAALQLRHAAGARQVDNAQLALVTAGGGPFGGANVYSKEHP
- a CDS encoding mycofactocin-coupled SDR family oxidoreductase, translated to MGRMDGRVAFITGAGKGQGRSHAVRLAEEGADIVGVDICRQLDGVLYAMATPEDLDETVNLVEKTGRRMIARQADVRDRKALQAAFDDGVAEFGYIDTVVANAGILLNRVDEPDPEAAWELGIGVLLTGVWNTLQIASAHMLKSDRGGAIVATSSMAGLKALTDGSGGADAYAAAKIGVTGLVRAYAQRLATKNIRVMAIAPTGVNTSMIMENPALFEVIAQHEHLAKAMANALPVTVIEPADVSETVLFLVSDSGRYYTGTTLMLDAGMNMT
- a CDS encoding MCE family protein, producing the protein MLHLTKRTKIQLVVFAVISLTAAAIMFFNFMQVPAVFFGIDRYTVKVELPQAGGLYRGGNVTYRGVEVGRVQAVQLTPTGAEAVLQLDSDTHIPADLNAQVHSVSAVGEQYVELLPRSAQGPSLKNGDVIPLDRTYVPPDINSLLAATNRGLSVIPRDNLKTVVDESYAAVGGLGPELSRLVDGTSKLAIDAHNNLDALVTLIDGSKPLLDSQTQSSDAVQAWAAHLATITSELRDNDPSVAGLLRNGAPAAAEARQLFDRLNPTLPIVLANLVSVGQVGVTYRDNLESLLVELPQGTADIQAIGVANRNTKQDYVGAFLSFNLNLNWPPPCTTGFLPAQQQRAASYEDYPDPPKGDFYCRVPQDSMLNVRGAHNLPCETRPGKRAPTVKLCESDQTYVPLNEGFNWKGDPNATYSGQGVPQFRPGEEPPGQVPPPSPPGPLPPPIAAVQYDPATGMYIGPDGRMYTQADLARGTSKEQTWQSMLMPPKRH
- a CDS encoding Mce protein, whose protein sequence is MAKHADAPQEALSETGLAETSQSASHADVDSSESVTASETNAEAAPASETAMEGADEVDDYDAPVDDDVDGDSADATPVKRPRSPVLLATLLGSVIVVGLGSLAGWFGFQTYQSHRAQQQRELLVQVARQGALNLTTIDWQHADADTQRILDSATGTFYDDFSHRSKPFIDVVKKAQSKSVGTITEAGLESQSGNEAQVLVAVSVKTSNLGAAEQEPRHWRMRIIVQKVGNEVKVSNVAFVP
- a CDS encoding DUF4286 family protein, whose amino-acid sequence is MAENLFLVLTNPVQGQDEAFNTWYDTQHVPEVLDVPGVVAAQRYDLCEITVPEDEDLPAQLPPPTHRYLVIYELDRDPDTVMSEFLKRVMAGKLTLHETLDLGTISLTGWKPRGERRVADQ
- a CDS encoding SDR family oxidoreductase; translated protein: MVVGGSKGIGFEVAKILAAEGCRVAVLARSRTDIDAAVDAICAQGGIATGIAADVSHQDEVDDAVRQVRTEWGPPVIVVGQAKYQRPGDFGDITDVNYYRESFELHTMSQIFLLRAVLPGMRDARWGRFVHIGSATAKEPAGNIHHAVANTSRPSTIGLLKTVSDEYARYGVTVNTVAPGWIETDNAIDYIDKNLGAGSEEQRREFMLTKARVPAARMGKPHEIASLIAYLCSEPAGYITGSWIEVDGGLHRSAF
- a CDS encoding spirocyclase AveC family protein, which encodes MTDLESPAVTGHVEPTAAQPARVKTIRPVLVWSSIGAICIVFATYVYVAWVVSGDAAPVEPGPDPIPAGTRLALAAFQIACPILAVGAIGYVVWKSLRERQLCVEAAVVIGSAIAWWHDPLINWLQPALFYNAGLVNFGNWTENIPGWLSPDGRLMAEPVLVIGMIYLWMPLAMGVVGRWAMRRARRRWPTLGPVRTFCCGWLAVFAIEFPMEIFAVRHSVVAYPASIPGLTMWAGTIHQLPLYGPILWSLVLTSSGGLMFFRNKQGRVRVEGGMDTLRWAGPRSKSVLRVLAVTGFLHVVAIGVYDVPINLTALYAGPTDTYPTYLRTKFCGPGTPRACPDGTRFNDR
- a CDS encoding acyl-CoA dehydrogenase, with protein sequence MPLAITEDHRALAEVAKAMVAGRAGTECARRILLDAPAGGRWWLDDGLWKEIVSTGWLGLHIEERFGGQGYGLPELTIVLEQLGRAAIGGPFLPTVVASAVIADAGTEEQRERWLPRLVSGDLVAGIGTSSQAVRTDSAISADAVTALTEREADVFLVPVGDDLILVEAGEFVTVRCTDSVDLLMRPVAVLGLSSAPIADVFPGAAKAAARMMRLLAAAEAVGGLAACTEMATTYAAGREQFGRPIGSFQAIKHHCANMLVDTELAVAVTWDAARARGPEAELAITMAAGHVLPAYQRVALQNVQVHGGIGYTWEHDAHLYVRRATVLLTFLDGPEVLRDKVIELQSRGLRRHHTVDLPPEAEQYRRAAQEFRDELERADAAEKSKLWARSGYLVPHWPKPYGRGADSIEQLVIEEVLEGLDKPNLGLGEWVVPTLLQHGSAEQIERLTWPSLEGELRWCQLFSEPGAGSDAAAVATKAKRTDGGWLVTGQKVWTSDAMNCKRGLATVRTDPNVPKHKGITAMIIDLTAPGVQIRPLKEITGETLFNEVFFDDVLVPDRDVVGAVNAGWGVAMATFGNERVSIGGGSVTMVADELVDLLARYRVGDQGLAREVGAVLIEAYSLAALNLRQATRAVFDAGPGIEGNIAKLFGAEHAQRVAELALRIAGRAVLTGAEGNIPHDYLFSRCLTIAGGTSEIVRNLIAERILGLPREPK
- a CDS encoding nitroreductase family protein, which produces MGDLLAVMRAQRACRRFDPDADVPDSDVEQILAAAVHAPSAENTQPWAFVVVRDQKTRSLLADWWTETWNAGGGDFIRSSLDDKALIADLEYGFSRGGFAAAPVVVAVCADTERVAEIYAPSSIYPAVQNLLLAAADLGYGSCLTTGLTTFGVDRVRELLGLPDTLLPMAAVYLGAPAKKLSPPRRRPATSVTFRERYGNTW